In Rhodothermus marinus DSM 4252, a single genomic region encodes these proteins:
- a CDS encoding formimidoylglutamase has protein sequence MTLPPDAFLPPPEPSDPWDPTDLRVGQLLGRAVRSVEAARIVLVGFPSDTGVRRNGGRPGAREAPRAIREAFYRLTPDPRSGKAFTELLAHTFDLGDLRPRRTLEASQEYFGQLMAPLLREGKRLVILGGGHETAYAHFLAYVHAEQSVHILNWDAHADVRPLRDGRAHSGSPFRQALTHPSRRCRSYTVAGLLPHSVAPEHLHFLHEQHAHYVWRDALTADRITDLYHQARAPLMVSFDLDAVDQAFAPGVSAPSVDGMDPEHWLQAAYEAGRCPAVRSIDLVECNPRLDRDRQTVRLAALTLWTFFCGLAERIF, from the coding sequence ATGACGCTACCGCCTGACGCCTTTCTGCCGCCACCTGAACCGTCCGATCCCTGGGACCCGACGGACCTGCGCGTGGGCCAGCTCCTCGGCCGGGCCGTCCGGAGCGTGGAAGCGGCCCGCATCGTGCTCGTCGGCTTTCCGTCCGACACGGGCGTGCGCCGCAACGGCGGCCGCCCCGGTGCCCGCGAGGCGCCCCGAGCCATCCGCGAAGCCTTCTACCGCCTCACGCCCGATCCCCGCTCCGGAAAGGCCTTCACCGAACTGCTGGCGCACACGTTCGACCTGGGCGACCTGCGTCCGAGGCGCACGCTGGAGGCATCCCAGGAATATTTCGGCCAGCTCATGGCCCCGCTGCTGCGCGAGGGGAAGCGGCTCGTCATCCTGGGCGGCGGCCACGAAACCGCCTACGCCCACTTTCTGGCCTACGTGCACGCCGAGCAGTCCGTCCATATCCTGAACTGGGACGCCCACGCCGACGTGCGGCCGCTCCGCGACGGCCGGGCCCACTCGGGCTCGCCGTTCCGCCAGGCGCTCACCCACCCTTCCAGGCGCTGCCGGAGCTACACGGTGGCCGGTCTGCTGCCGCACAGCGTCGCCCCCGAGCACCTGCACTTTCTGCACGAGCAGCACGCCCACTACGTCTGGCGCGACGCGCTGACCGCCGACCGGATCACCGATCTCTACCACCAGGCCCGCGCGCCGCTCATGGTCAGCTTCGACCTGGACGCCGTCGATCAGGCTTTTGCGCCCGGCGTCAGCGCGCCGAGCGTCGACGGAATGGATCCCGAGCACTGGCTGCAGGCGGCCTACGAGGCCGGCCGCTGCCCGGCCGTCCGCTCCATCGATCTCGTCGAATGCAACCCGCGTCTGGATCGGGATCGCCAGACCGTACGTCTGGCCGCGCTTACACTCTGGACTTTCTTTTGCGGGCTGGCCGAGCGAATCTTCTGA
- the hutU gene encoding urocanate hydratase, with translation METTPITVRAPRGTTLHCKGWHQEAALRMLMNNLDPEVAEKPEELIVYGGTGKAARNWACFHKIVETLKRLENDETLLVQSGKPVGVFRTHELAPRVLIANSNLVPRWATWDEFRRLEALGLTMYGQMTAGSWIYIGTQGILQGTYETFAECARQHFGGTLKGRLVVTAGLGGMGGAQPLAATMNEAAFLGVEVDPERIQRRIRTGYLDRMSTDLDEALALVLRARERGEALSVGLLGNIADVLPELVRRGIVPDVVTDQTAAHDLRYGYIPCGHTVESAAAFRENDPKGYEGAVLDSMQRHVEAMLKLQELGAVVFDYGNNLRGQVADHRGMKEAFRIPGFVPAFIRPLFCRGAGPFRWAALSGNPNDIAVTDQAVIETFPHKESLVRWIRKAREKVRFQGLPARICWLEYGERAEMGLKFNWLVRKGKIEAPIVIGRDHLDAGSVASPNRETEGMKDGSDAIADWPLLNALLNTACGASWVSIHHGGGVGIGYSIHAGMVCVADGTEQADFRLERVLTADPGTGVMRHADAGYELAIQTARERGLDLPMITG, from the coding sequence ATGGAGACGACGCCGATCACCGTTCGCGCCCCGCGCGGCACCACGTTGCACTGCAAGGGCTGGCATCAGGAAGCCGCCCTCCGCATGCTGATGAACAACCTGGACCCCGAGGTAGCCGAAAAGCCCGAAGAACTCATCGTCTACGGCGGTACCGGCAAGGCCGCCCGCAACTGGGCCTGCTTCCACAAGATCGTCGAGACGCTCAAGCGTCTGGAAAACGACGAAACGCTGCTCGTGCAGAGCGGCAAGCCGGTAGGCGTATTCCGCACGCACGAACTGGCCCCGCGCGTGCTCATCGCCAACAGCAACCTGGTCCCCCGCTGGGCCACCTGGGACGAATTCCGTCGGCTGGAGGCGCTGGGCCTGACCATGTACGGCCAGATGACGGCCGGCTCCTGGATCTACATCGGCACCCAGGGCATCCTGCAGGGAACCTACGAGACGTTCGCCGAATGCGCGCGCCAGCACTTCGGCGGTACGCTGAAAGGCCGGCTGGTGGTAACGGCGGGCCTGGGTGGTATGGGCGGTGCCCAGCCACTGGCCGCCACGATGAACGAAGCCGCCTTCCTGGGCGTCGAGGTCGATCCGGAGCGCATCCAGCGCCGCATCCGCACGGGCTACCTCGACCGCATGAGCACGGACCTCGACGAAGCGCTGGCGCTGGTCCTCCGGGCGCGGGAGCGCGGCGAAGCGCTCTCGGTGGGCCTGCTGGGCAATATTGCCGACGTACTGCCCGAGCTGGTGCGCCGGGGCATCGTGCCCGATGTGGTGACCGACCAGACAGCCGCCCACGACCTGCGCTACGGCTACATTCCGTGCGGCCACACCGTGGAGTCGGCGGCCGCCTTCCGCGAAAATGATCCGAAGGGCTACGAGGGGGCCGTGCTCGACTCCATGCAGCGGCACGTCGAGGCCATGCTGAAACTGCAGGAACTGGGCGCCGTGGTCTTCGACTACGGCAACAACCTGCGCGGTCAGGTGGCCGACCACCGTGGCATGAAGGAAGCCTTCCGCATCCCGGGCTTCGTGCCGGCCTTCATCCGGCCCCTCTTCTGCCGGGGTGCCGGACCGTTCCGCTGGGCGGCCCTTTCCGGCAACCCGAACGACATCGCCGTCACCGATCAGGCCGTCATCGAAACCTTCCCGCACAAGGAAAGCCTGGTCCGCTGGATCAGGAAAGCGCGGGAAAAAGTGCGCTTTCAGGGGCTGCCCGCCCGCATCTGCTGGCTCGAATACGGCGAGCGGGCCGAAATGGGGCTGAAGTTCAACTGGCTGGTGCGCAAAGGCAAGATCGAAGCGCCCATCGTGATCGGCCGCGACCATCTGGATGCCGGTTCAGTGGCCTCGCCCAACCGCGAGACCGAGGGCATGAAGGACGGCTCCGACGCGATCGCCGACTGGCCGCTGCTCAACGCCCTGCTCAACACGGCCTGCGGCGCCAGCTGGGTCTCGATCCACCACGGCGGCGGCGTGGGCATCGGCTACTCGATCCATGCCGGTATGGTCTGCGTGGCCGATGGTACCGAGCAGGCCGACTTCCGGCTCGAACGCGTGCTGACGGCCGATCCCGGCACGGGCGTCATGCGCCATGCCGACGCCGGCTACGAACTGGCCATCCAGACGGCCCGCGAACGCGGCCTCGATCTGCCCATGATCACCGGGTAA
- a CDS encoding cob(I)yrinic acid a,c-diamide adenosyltransferase, which yields MKIYTRTGDDGTTGLFGGGRVPKSHPRIAAYGTVDELNSWLGLVRAHLLPEETELDALLQRLQGMLFDTGADLATPLDSRARTVRIEPRHVEALEQEIDRLEAQLPPLKTFILPGGAPAAAMLHVARTVCRRAERHVVKAMQQETLNPEVLRFLNRLSDLLFVLARWLNHRRHVAETPWLPEKRT from the coding sequence ATGAAGATCTACACCCGCACCGGCGACGACGGCACGACCGGACTCTTCGGCGGAGGGCGCGTGCCCAAATCACACCCGCGCATTGCCGCCTACGGGACGGTGGACGAGCTGAACTCCTGGCTCGGACTGGTGCGCGCGCACCTGCTGCCCGAAGAAACCGAACTCGACGCCCTGCTCCAGCGCCTGCAGGGCATGCTCTTCGACACCGGCGCCGACCTGGCCACGCCGCTCGACAGCCGCGCCCGCACCGTCCGCATCGAACCCCGTCACGTGGAAGCGCTCGAACAGGAAATCGACCGGCTCGAAGCACAACTGCCCCCGCTGAAGACGTTCATCCTGCCGGGCGGTGCGCCGGCTGCGGCCATGCTGCACGTGGCCCGCACGGTCTGCCGCCGGGCCGAGCGGCACGTCGTCAAAGCCATGCAGCAGGAGACGCTCAATCCCGAGGTGCTGCGCTTTCTGAACCGTCTCTCCGACCTGCTTTTCGTGCTGGCTCGATGGCTCAACCACCGGCGGCACGTGGCCGAAACGCCCTGGCTGCCGGAAAAACGCACCTGA
- a CDS encoding T9SS type A sorting domain-containing protein yields MRRLLQTCSLLLLWGLLSFAGSPVYGQATPPSPTYQLVPAAPNPFQTRTSFTLTVSATQPVRIELFNLLGQRVRLLYEGVLSAHAPYVFQIEAGDLPGGLYLYRIQGATFSVTRRLMLIR; encoded by the coding sequence ATGCGGCGACTGTTACAGACATGCAGCTTACTTCTGCTGTGGGGCTTGCTATCCTTCGCAGGGAGCCCGGTTTACGGACAGGCGACGCCCCCGTCGCCTACCTACCAGCTTGTACCAGCTGCTCCCAATCCATTTCAGACGCGCACCTCGTTTACACTGACCGTAAGCGCCACGCAACCCGTACGTATCGAGTTGTTCAACCTGCTGGGGCAACGGGTCCGCCTTCTCTACGAGGGCGTACTTTCCGCCCATGCGCCCTACGTGTTTCAGATTGAAGCCGGTGATCTTCCCGGTGGACTCTACCTGTATCGCATTCAGGGCGCCACGTTCAGCGTTACACGCCGTCTGATGCTCATACGGTAA
- a CDS encoding L-threonylcarbamoyladenylate synthase, protein MASRETLLTTDVHEAAALIRRGELVAFPTETVYGLGADAFNPEAVRKIFEAKGRPLDNPLIVHIVHLDQLAHLVRDVPEAARRFMERFFPGPLTLVLPRHPDVPDEVTAGLPTVGVRMPRHPVAQAFLEACGTPVAAPSANRSGRPSPTRWEAVYADLNGRIACILQGDRSDMGLESTVVDCTGSEPVVLRAGAVPLEALREVVPETRLVGDETSLKARSPGTRYRHYAPQARVVLVDHPDEAVPDPRHAYIGLTPPAHPEAFGACCVCPDVETYAYELFDFFRRCDAQNCTRIYAQRVPHTGLGLALMDRLERAAS, encoded by the coding sequence ATGGCTTCCAGAGAAACCCTGCTGACGACCGACGTGCACGAGGCGGCCGCCCTGATTCGCCGGGGCGAGCTGGTGGCTTTTCCCACCGAGACGGTCTACGGGCTCGGGGCCGATGCGTTCAACCCGGAGGCCGTCCGTAAAATTTTTGAAGCCAAAGGCCGACCGCTCGACAACCCGCTCATCGTGCACATTGTCCATCTCGATCAGCTTGCGCACCTGGTGCGCGACGTGCCGGAGGCCGCCCGGCGCTTCATGGAGCGGTTCTTTCCCGGTCCGTTGACACTGGTGCTGCCGCGCCACCCGGACGTGCCCGACGAGGTGACAGCCGGGCTGCCCACGGTAGGCGTACGCATGCCCCGTCATCCGGTAGCGCAGGCGTTTCTGGAAGCCTGCGGCACACCCGTGGCCGCGCCGTCGGCCAACCGCTCCGGCCGCCCCAGCCCGACCCGCTGGGAGGCCGTCTACGCCGACCTGAACGGCCGCATCGCCTGCATTCTGCAGGGTGACCGGAGCGACATGGGTCTGGAATCGACCGTCGTGGACTGTACCGGATCGGAGCCGGTGGTACTCCGGGCCGGCGCCGTCCCCCTGGAGGCGCTCCGTGAAGTGGTGCCCGAAACGCGCCTGGTGGGCGATGAAACGTCGCTCAAAGCGCGCAGCCCGGGCACACGTTATCGCCACTATGCTCCGCAGGCCCGTGTGGTGCTGGTCGATCACCCGGACGAAGCTGTGCCCGATCCACGCCACGCCTACATCGGCCTGACCCCGCCCGCCCATCCCGAAGCGTTCGGTGCCTGCTGCGTCTGCCCGGACGTGGAAACGTACGCCTACGAACTGTTCGACTTCTTCCGCCGTTGCGATGCGCAGAACTGCACGCGCATCTACGCCCAGCGCGTGCCCCACACCGGCCTTGGCCTGGCCCTCATGGACCGCCTCGAGCGCGCCGCCTCCTGA
- a CDS encoding nucleotidyltransferase domain-containing protein, whose product MSNAAQCYLQACLRAYWQGAPMPAPAGLADPAEVARLAVQQGVGPLLYRALKAASPAKVPEVLLAALRPHYLAAVAQAGLQVREVQRLQRAFEAAGVPVLFYKGVVLGRMAYGDPALRPASDIDLLVAASDFARAEAVVLELGYHRDVPHRGMVRRLYLRLQREHPYRTPDRLLMVDLHTGTAPWRFAPQPDVRVLLAEARHVDLEGQAVRTLPVEALLPLLCLHSAKHQWRSLKWMGDVAGLLRHAPGLDWDRVWRVARQWQCQRMVRLGLWLVHEGLGVALPTETLRIVRQDRRVERLARRVLDGIGHPDAWRSFWQRFAFHVQCREHPAARLRYLLLTPLFYTTRPLLGIQH is encoded by the coding sequence ATGAGCAACGCGGCGCAATGCTACCTTCAGGCCTGCCTGCGGGCCTACTGGCAGGGCGCGCCGATGCCCGCGCCGGCAGGTCTGGCGGATCCGGCCGAAGTGGCCCGGCTGGCCGTGCAGCAGGGTGTGGGACCGCTGCTGTACCGGGCGCTGAAGGCGGCTTCCCCGGCGAAGGTTCCCGAGGTGCTGCTGGCGGCCCTGCGGCCGCATTATCTGGCGGCGGTGGCACAGGCCGGCCTGCAGGTTCGGGAGGTGCAGCGCCTGCAACGAGCGTTTGAAGCGGCCGGCGTGCCCGTCCTGTTCTACAAAGGGGTCGTGCTGGGACGGATGGCCTACGGCGATCCGGCATTGCGTCCGGCATCCGACATCGATCTGCTGGTGGCCGCGTCCGACTTCGCACGGGCCGAGGCGGTGGTGCTCGAACTGGGGTACCATCGGGACGTGCCGCATCGGGGCATGGTGCGCAGGCTGTACCTGCGGTTGCAGCGCGAGCATCCATACCGGACGCCGGACCGTCTGCTGATGGTCGATCTGCACACGGGCACGGCACCCTGGCGCTTTGCACCCCAGCCGGATGTACGGGTATTGCTGGCGGAGGCCCGGCATGTAGACCTGGAGGGCCAGGCGGTGCGGACGCTCCCGGTCGAAGCGTTGCTGCCGCTGCTCTGCCTGCACAGCGCCAAACATCAGTGGCGCAGCCTGAAGTGGATGGGCGACGTGGCCGGCTTGCTGCGGCACGCTCCGGGGCTCGACTGGGATCGTGTCTGGCGGGTAGCCCGGCAGTGGCAATGCCAGCGTATGGTACGGCTGGGGTTGTGGCTGGTGCACGAGGGGCTGGGCGTTGCGTTGCCGACGGAGACGCTCCGGATCGTTCGGCAGGACCGGCGCGTGGAACGACTGGCCCGGCGCGTTCTGGACGGAATCGGACACCCGGACGCCTGGCGATCTTTCTGGCAACGCTTTGCTTTCCACGTGCAGTGCCGGGAGCACCCGGCCGCGCGGCTGCGCTACCTGCTGCTGACGCCACTTTTTTACACGACGCGCCCGCTGCTGGGCATTCAACATTGA
- a CDS encoding peptidoglycan DD-metalloendopeptidase family protein, translated as MALWYIRSRPIDAPSEPARSAVFRPITIVYDAFGIEEDAFERSTHRIRRGETFADILTRYEVPYADVLALAEAARDVFNVRRLQAGRPFHIYRDSTGARVFVYQPDPVRYVVFDLRDPVRVYTGRRAVERVLRTAQGVIESSLYETLQATEADPELAIRLSEIFAWQIDFYRIQRGDRFVALYEETLIDGEPVGIERVLAARFQHMGEDFYAFRFEHDGGVDYYDEAGRNLRKAFLKAPLRYSRITSRYSLRRFHPVQKRYKPHLGTDYAAPAGTPVYATGDGVVIEAGYTRYNGYYVKIRHNAVYTTGYLHFSRIAKGIRPGVRVRQGQVIGYVGSTGLATGPHVCYRFWKNGRQVDPLREQLPPGEPVPDSLRDAFFTLRDRLMPRLLFEPPAYAEATAAIEGDVTL; from the coding sequence ATGGCACTGTGGTATATCCGTAGCCGTCCGATCGACGCGCCTTCGGAGCCGGCACGGTCCGCGGTCTTTCGCCCGATCACCATCGTGTACGACGCCTTCGGCATCGAGGAAGACGCTTTCGAGCGCAGCACGCACCGCATCCGGCGGGGCGAGACGTTCGCCGACATCCTGACGCGCTACGAGGTGCCCTATGCCGACGTGCTGGCGCTGGCCGAGGCGGCACGCGACGTGTTCAACGTGCGCCGTCTGCAGGCCGGCCGTCCTTTCCACATCTACCGCGACTCCACGGGCGCCCGCGTGTTCGTCTATCAGCCCGATCCCGTGCGCTATGTGGTGTTCGACCTGCGCGACCCGGTGCGGGTCTACACGGGCCGTCGGGCCGTCGAGCGCGTGCTGCGCACCGCGCAGGGCGTCATCGAAAGCTCCCTGTACGAGACGCTTCAGGCCACCGAGGCCGATCCAGAGCTGGCCATCCGACTTTCGGAGATTTTCGCCTGGCAGATCGACTTTTACCGCATTCAGCGTGGCGACCGCTTCGTGGCCCTCTACGAAGAGACGCTGATCGACGGTGAGCCGGTAGGCATCGAACGGGTGCTGGCCGCCCGCTTTCAGCACATGGGCGAGGACTTCTACGCGTTTCGCTTCGAGCACGACGGCGGCGTGGACTACTACGACGAGGCCGGCCGCAACCTGCGCAAGGCTTTCCTGAAAGCGCCGCTCCGCTACAGCCGCATCACCTCGCGCTACAGCCTGCGCCGCTTCCACCCCGTTCAGAAACGCTACAAGCCCCACCTGGGCACCGACTATGCCGCTCCGGCCGGCACGCCCGTCTATGCCACCGGCGACGGCGTGGTGATCGAGGCCGGCTACACACGCTACAACGGCTATTACGTCAAAATCCGGCACAACGCGGTCTACACGACCGGCTACCTGCACTTTTCGCGCATTGCGAAGGGCATCCGGCCCGGCGTGCGCGTGCGCCAGGGCCAGGTGATCGGCTACGTGGGCAGCACGGGGCTGGCGACGGGACCGCACGTGTGCTATCGGTTCTGGAAAAACGGCCGCCAGGTGGATCCCCTGCGCGAGCAGTTGCCCCCCGGCGAACCCGTACCCGATTCGCTGCGCGACGCCTTTTTCACGCTGCGCGACCGGCTGATGCCCCGCCTGCTTTTCGAGCCGCCGGCTTACGCCGAGGCGACCGCAGCAATCGAAGGCGACGTTACCCTGTAG
- the hutI gene encoding imidazolonepropionase: MPVLTNIRQLLTCRAEGGQEALHPIERAALVWEGDTIRWVGPEAELPARFREMPRLDAGGCLVAPGLVDCHTHLAFGGWRADEFRLRCRGVSYLEIARQGGGIRRTVAQTRAASEDALYHRCLGFLREMARLGITTVETKSGYGLSFEEELKLLRVYRRLQATQPVRLIPTLLAAHIVPPEYADRREAYLQLITDELIPHVARERLAECCDVFVEETAFTVEEARRILERGKAFGLRPKLHADQLHDGGGARLAAEVGAVSADHLEYASDEGIQAMARAGVVAVALPIATLYLRQRPMDARRFVEAGVPVAVATDFNPGSAPSYHLPLAMTLACVLCGLTPAEALKGATCYAARAIGRDRELGSLEPGKKADFILIDAEDVDHWLYHFRPNAVQATFIGGKRLEDHDATA; this comes from the coding sequence ATGCCGGTCCTGACGAACATCCGCCAGCTCCTGACCTGCCGGGCCGAAGGCGGCCAGGAGGCGCTGCACCCCATCGAGCGGGCGGCGCTGGTCTGGGAAGGCGACACAATCCGCTGGGTGGGTCCCGAGGCCGAACTACCCGCCCGCTTTCGGGAAATGCCACGCCTCGACGCGGGCGGCTGCCTGGTGGCGCCCGGCCTGGTCGATTGCCACACGCACCTGGCCTTCGGGGGCTGGCGCGCCGACGAATTCCGACTCCGCTGCCGGGGCGTCTCCTATCTGGAGATTGCCCGACAGGGCGGCGGCATCCGGCGCACGGTCGCGCAGACGCGGGCCGCTTCGGAAGACGCGCTGTACCATCGTTGCCTGGGCTTTCTGCGCGAGATGGCCCGTCTGGGCATCACGACCGTCGAGACCAAAAGCGGCTACGGGCTATCCTTCGAAGAAGAACTGAAGCTGCTGCGCGTCTATCGACGGCTGCAGGCGACCCAGCCGGTCCGACTGATCCCCACTCTGCTGGCCGCCCACATCGTGCCGCCGGAGTACGCAGACCGCCGCGAAGCCTACCTGCAGTTGATTACGGACGAATTGATCCCCCACGTGGCCCGCGAGCGGCTGGCCGAATGCTGCGATGTGTTCGTGGAAGAGACCGCCTTCACCGTGGAGGAAGCCCGGCGCATTCTGGAGCGGGGCAAGGCGTTCGGGCTGCGGCCGAAGCTGCACGCCGACCAGTTGCACGATGGTGGCGGCGCCCGCCTGGCGGCCGAGGTCGGGGCCGTCTCGGCCGATCATCTGGAGTACGCCTCCGACGAAGGCATTCAGGCAATGGCACGGGCCGGCGTGGTGGCCGTCGCGCTCCCGATCGCCACGCTATATCTGCGCCAGCGGCCCATGGACGCCCGCCGCTTCGTCGAAGCGGGCGTGCCGGTGGCCGTCGCCACCGACTTCAATCCCGGAAGCGCCCCGTCCTATCACCTGCCGCTGGCCATGACGCTGGCCTGCGTGCTCTGCGGCCTGACGCCGGCCGAAGCGCTGAAGGGGGCCACCTGCTATGCTGCCCGGGCCATCGGGCGCGACCGCGAGCTGGGATCGCTCGAACCCGGCAAAAAAGCCGACTTCATCCTGATTGACGCCGAGGACGTGGATCACTGGCTCTATCACTTCCGTCCCAATGCTGTACAGGCCACGTTCATCGGAGGAAAGCGCCTCGAAGACCATGACGCTACCGCCTGA
- a CDS encoding heme ABC transporter ATP-binding protein: MVAASGLRVALGGRTILDGLTFEIPAGSFVGLLGPNGSGKTTLIRTISGVLPYAGDLSLQGRSLRSWPRRALARQVAVVRQAPTLAFDFTVEDIVLLGRAPHKGWLEPFTAADRARVREALAAVDLADAAHRLIHTLSGGEQQRVFLAQALAQEASLLLLDEPTAHLDVHYQFEFLDRVRALVAAGRTVVAVFHDLSLAARYADRLLVLHRGRLVADGPPAEVLTEALIARVFRMAARIHYLPDGLPCIQYLHPITENATSP; the protein is encoded by the coding sequence ATGGTTGCAGCCAGTGGATTGCGGGTAGCGCTTGGTGGACGTACGATTCTGGACGGGCTCACCTTTGAGATCCCGGCCGGTTCCTTCGTGGGGCTGCTGGGCCCGAACGGCAGCGGCAAAACCACGCTGATCCGCACGATCAGCGGCGTGCTGCCCTACGCCGGGGACCTGTCGCTTCAGGGCCGTTCCCTGCGAAGCTGGCCGCGCCGGGCCCTGGCCCGCCAGGTGGCCGTCGTGCGACAGGCGCCCACGCTGGCGTTCGACTTCACCGTCGAAGACATCGTGCTGCTGGGTCGCGCTCCCCACAAGGGCTGGCTCGAGCCCTTCACGGCGGCCGACCGCGCCCGCGTGCGCGAAGCGCTGGCGGCCGTCGATCTGGCCGACGCCGCCCACCGGCTGATCCATACGCTCAGCGGCGGCGAGCAGCAGCGCGTCTTTCTGGCGCAGGCACTGGCCCAGGAGGCCAGCCTCCTGCTGCTCGACGAGCCCACGGCCCACCTGGACGTGCACTACCAGTTCGAGTTTCTGGACCGCGTGCGCGCGCTGGTGGCCGCAGGACGAACGGTGGTGGCCGTCTTTCACGACCTGTCGCTGGCCGCCCGCTACGCCGATCGCCTGCTCGTGCTGCATCGGGGCCGCCTCGTGGCCGACGGTCCCCCGGCCGAAGTGCTCACCGAAGCGCTCATCGCCCGCGTCTTCCGCATGGCCGCCCGTATCCACTACCTGCCCGACGGCCTGCCCTGCATTCAGTACCTCCACCCGATCACCGAAAACGCAACGTCCCCATGA
- the hutH gene encoding histidine ammonia-lyase: MEYPLPTLEFSVRIASLYEDLERRVEELRRDHSAVAASRARVEAALQSGGVYYGINTGFGALARTRIPDDRLAQLQENLLISHAVGVGPWLPRQLCRLMLLLKIHALGLGYSGISVPTFERLLDFAERDLIPAVPSRGSVGASGDLAPLAHLALPLIGHGYFWNEDGTAVRPAAEVLAEAGLSPIRLQPKDGLSLINGTQLMSACGAYVLEKALHLVKVADILAAMSLEALQGSIKPFDPRIQAVRPHPGQALVAENIRTLLVDSEILESHRHCGKVQDPYCLRCVPQVHGASRDALDYARRVVEIEINSATDNPLVFENGDILSGGNFHGQPLALALDLAAMALAELASISERRTYLLLEGHDGLPRLLMKDTGINSGFMIPQYTAAALVSENKVLCHPASVDSIPTSLGQEDHVSMGSISALKLLTVLENVEHVLAIELFTAAQALDYRLPLRPGRGVEIVHHYVRRHVPHREADYFYQQDIARCLEMIRSRELPDLVARELRPLH, from the coding sequence ATGGAATATCCCCTGCCCACGCTGGAGTTTTCGGTTCGGATCGCCTCGCTTTACGAAGACCTGGAGCGGCGCGTCGAGGAGCTGCGGCGGGACCATTCGGCCGTGGCCGCCTCACGGGCCCGCGTCGAGGCGGCATTGCAGAGCGGCGGCGTCTACTACGGCATCAACACCGGCTTCGGCGCACTGGCCCGCACGCGCATTCCGGACGACCGGCTCGCCCAGCTCCAGGAAAACTTGCTCATCAGCCACGCGGTGGGCGTGGGTCCCTGGCTGCCCCGCCAGCTATGCCGGCTGATGCTGCTGCTCAAGATCCATGCGCTGGGCCTCGGCTACTCGGGCATCTCGGTGCCAACGTTCGAGCGGCTGCTGGACTTCGCCGAGCGCGACCTGATCCCGGCCGTGCCCAGCCGCGGAAGCGTGGGCGCCTCGGGCGACCTGGCCCCGCTGGCCCATCTGGCATTGCCGCTCATCGGCCACGGCTACTTCTGGAACGAAGACGGCACCGCGGTGCGTCCGGCTGCCGAGGTGCTGGCCGAAGCGGGTCTTTCGCCGATTCGCCTGCAACCGAAAGACGGCCTCTCACTCATCAACGGCACCCAGCTTATGAGCGCCTGCGGGGCCTACGTGCTCGAAAAGGCATTGCATCTGGTGAAGGTGGCCGACATCCTGGCCGCCATGAGCCTCGAAGCGCTGCAGGGGAGCATCAAGCCGTTCGATCCACGCATCCAGGCCGTGCGTCCACATCCCGGCCAGGCGCTCGTGGCCGAAAACATCCGGACGTTGCTCGTCGATAGCGAGATCCTCGAATCCCACCGGCACTGCGGCAAGGTGCAGGACCCCTACTGCCTGCGCTGCGTGCCACAGGTGCACGGTGCCAGCCGCGACGCGCTCGACTATGCCCGCCGCGTCGTGGAAATCGAGATCAATTCGGCCACCGACAACCCGCTCGTCTTCGAAAACGGCGACATCCTCAGCGGCGGCAACTTCCACGGTCAGCCGCTGGCGCTGGCGCTCGATCTGGCCGCCATGGCCCTGGCCGAGCTGGCCAGCATCTCGGAGCGCCGCACCTACCTGCTGCTGGAAGGACACGACGGCCTGCCACGCCTGCTGATGAAAGACACCGGCATCAACTCGGGCTTCATGATCCCCCAGTACACGGCCGCCGCGCTCGTCTCCGAAAACAAAGTGCTCTGCCACCCTGCCTCGGTCGATTCGATCCCGACCAGCCTGGGCCAGGAAGACCACGTCAGCATGGGAAGTATCAGCGCGCTGAAGCTGCTGACCGTGCTGGAGAACGTCGAACATGTGCTGGCCATCGAGCTGTTCACGGCCGCCCAGGCCCTCGACTATCGGCTGCCGCTGCGGCCCGGTCGAGGCGTGGAGATCGTCCACCACTACGTGCGCCGGCACGTGCCCCATCGCGAAGCCGACTACTTCTACCAGCAGGACATCGCCCGCTGCCTGGAGATGATCCGGAGTCGGGAGCTGCCCGATCTGGTGGCCCGCGAGCTGCGCCCGTTGCACTGA